The genomic DNA TTCACACCGGCCGCGTCCAGCATCTCGCGGGCCAGCGCGACGGTCAGCTCGACGACGTCCGCCGGGCCGCCGCCCGCCAGCACCTCCACCGACTCGCGGACCTCGAGGGCGTTGCCCGCCGTCAGGCCCAGCGGGGTCGACATGTCCGTCAGGAGCGCGACCGTCTTCACGCCGTGATCGGTGCCCAGGCCCACCATCGTGGAGGCCAGTTCGCGGGCGTCCTCGATGGTCTTCATGAAGGCGCCGGAGCCGACCTTCACATCCAGGACCAGCGAGCCGGTGCCCTCCGCGATCTTCTTCGACATGATCGAGGAGGCGATCAGGGGGATCGCCTCGACCGTGCCGGTGACGTCCCGGAGCGCGTACAGCTTCTTGTCGGCCGGGGCCAGGCCGTCGCCCGCCGCGCAGATCACCGCGCCCGTCGTGTCGAGGACGTGCAGCATCTCCTCGTTGGACAGCAGGGCCCGCCAGCCGGGGATCGACTCCAGCTTGTCCAGCGTGCCGCCGGTGTGGCCGAGGCCGCGGCCCGACAGCTGCGGGACGGCCGCGCCGCAGGCCGCGACGAGGGGGGCCAGCGGGAGCGTGATCTTGTCGCCGACGCCGCCCGTCGAGTGCTTGTCGGCGGTCGGGCGGGACAGCGCCGAGAACTCCATGCGCTCGCCCGACGCGATCATCGCGGCGGTCCAGCGGGCGATCTCGCGACGGTTCATGCCGTTGAGCAGGATCGCCATGTTGAGGGCGGCCATCTGGTAGTCGGCGACCTCGCCCCGCGTGTACGCGTCGATGACCCAGTCGATCTGCGCGTCGCTGAGCTCACCGCGGTCACGCTTGGTGCGGATGACGGAGATGGCGTCCATGGCCATGGCTTTCCTTCCGAAGACTTACGAATGTGCGCGGCCCCTCCGAGCCGTTCGAAGGGGCCGCACAGGCGTTACTGGGTGAGATGGCCCGGCCCGAAGGCCTGCGGCAGCATCTCGGAGAGCGGCACGATCCCGGCCGGCGTCTCCAGCAGCAGCTCGGCGCCGCCGAACTCGTACAGCAGCTGGCGGCAGCGACCGCACGGGACGAGGATCTCGCCGCGGCCGTCGACACAGGTGAAGTGCGTCAGCCGGCCGCCCCCGGTGTTCTGGAGCTGTGAGACCAGCCCGCACTCGGCGCACAGGCCGAGCCCGTACGAGGCGTTCTCGACATTGCAGCCGGAGACCGTGCGGCCGTCGTCGACCAGGGCCGCGACCCCGACCGGGTAGCCCGAATACGGCGCGTACGCCCGGGACATGGCGTCCCGTGCCACGGCCCGCAGGGCCTCCCAGTCGACGGCCGCGGACCCGGCGCCGGCGCCGGACGTCACTTGCCCTGTCC from Streptomyces avermitilis MA-4680 = NBRC 14893 includes the following:
- a CDS encoding cytidine deaminase codes for the protein MTSGAGAGSAAVDWEALRAVARDAMSRAYAPYSGYPVGVAALVDDGRTVSGCNVENASYGLGLCAECGLVSQLQNTGGGRLTHFTCVDGRGEILVPCGRCRQLLYEFGGAELLLETPAGIVPLSEMLPQAFGPGHLTQ
- a CDS encoding thymidine phosphorylase produces the protein MAMDAISVIRTKRDRGELSDAQIDWVIDAYTRGEVADYQMAALNMAILLNGMNRREIARWTAAMIASGERMEFSALSRPTADKHSTGGVGDKITLPLAPLVAACGAAVPQLSGRGLGHTGGTLDKLESIPGWRALLSNEEMLHVLDTTGAVICAAGDGLAPADKKLYALRDVTGTVEAIPLIASSIMSKKIAEGTGSLVLDVKVGSGAFMKTIEDARELASTMVGLGTDHGVKTVALLTDMSTPLGLTAGNALEVRESVEVLAGGGPADVVELTVALAREMLDAAGVKDADPAKALADGSAMDVWRRMIAAQGGDPDAQLPTARERHVVTAPSSGVLTRLDAYDIGVAAWRLGAGRARKEDPVQAGAGIEMHAKPGDTVTAGQPLLTLHTDTPERFEYALESVDGSYDIAPTGTDFKATPVVLERIA